In Prevotella sp. oral taxon 475, one DNA window encodes the following:
- the uvrA gene encoding excinuclease ABC subunit UvrA produces the protein MQDEKINVWGARVHNLKNIDVEIPRNSMTVITGLSGSGKSSLAFDTLFAEGQRRYIETFSAYARNFLGHMERPDVDKITGLSPVISIEQKTTNKNPRSTVGTTTEIYDYLRLLYARAGTAYSYATGEKMVKYTEEEVIEMILSRYADRRIYILAPLVHQRKGHYRELFESMRRKGYLYMRVDGEIKEITRGMKVDRYKNHNIEVVIDKLKVQGKDDERLRKTIQTAMKQGDGAMMIYDQDTDELKNFSKRLMCPTTGISYPEPAPNNFSFNSPEGACPKCKGLGYVSEIDLKKVVPDNTKNIHEGGIAPLGKYKSQMIFWQIDALLHKYDCDLKTPLKAIPSEAMDEVLYGSMERVKISKDLIHTSSDFFSSYDGLIKYLRNVIENDDSASSRKWADQFLGTCPCPECHGQKLRRESLAFKVWDKNIAQLADMDLADLRQWLDSVEEHLDSKGRKIATEILKEIRTRVDFLLEVGLDYLTLNRSSASLSGGESQRIRLATQIGSQLVNVLYILDEPSIGLHQRDNERLIASLKELRNLGNTVIVVEHDKDMMLAADYIVDIGPRAGRKGGEVVFQGTPAEMLRQQTITADYLNGAMQIKVPTTRREGNGKSIRIVGGSGNNLKNVDVEFPLGKLIVITGVSGSGKSTLINETLQPILSQHFYRSLKRPMPYASVEGIENVDKVVDVDQSPLGRTPRSNPATYTGVFNDIRNLFVHLPEAQIRGYKPGRFSFNVKGGRCEECSGNGYRTIEMNVLPDVLVPCEVCHGKRYNRETLEVRYKGKSIADVLDMTINQAVEFFENVPGILQKIKTLQDVGLGYIKLGQPSTTLSGGESQRVKLATELSKRDTGKTLYILDEPTTGLHFEDIRILMDVLQRLVDRGNTVIIIEHNLDVIKLADHIIDMGPEGGRGGGYVLSTGTPEEVARSQKGFTPRFLAAELAATQNT, from the coding sequence ATGCAAGACGAAAAAATCAATGTTTGGGGCGCACGCGTTCACAATCTTAAAAATATAGACGTGGAGATTCCACGCAACAGTATGACGGTGATCACAGGACTGTCGGGTTCGGGCAAATCGTCGCTGGCTTTCGACACCCTCTTCGCCGAAGGACAACGGCGATACATAGAAACCTTCTCTGCCTACGCCCGCAACTTCCTGGGACATATGGAACGCCCCGACGTAGACAAAATTACCGGACTGAGCCCCGTTATCAGCATCGAACAAAAAACGACCAACAAAAACCCACGCTCCACCGTGGGAACCACCACCGAGATATACGACTATCTGCGACTGCTCTACGCCCGCGCCGGTACGGCCTACAGCTATGCCACGGGCGAAAAGATGGTGAAATACACCGAGGAGGAAGTCATCGAGATGATTCTCTCTCGCTATGCCGACCGCCGCATCTATATCCTCGCACCTCTGGTTCATCAACGCAAAGGCCACTATCGCGAACTCTTCGAGAGTATGCGCCGCAAGGGCTACCTCTACATGCGCGTAGACGGCGAAATCAAAGAAATCACCCGCGGCATGAAGGTAGATCGCTACAAGAATCATAATATCGAGGTGGTGATCGACAAACTCAAGGTGCAGGGAAAAGACGACGAACGACTTAGAAAAACCATTCAAACGGCCATGAAGCAGGGCGACGGTGCGATGATGATATACGACCAGGATACCGACGAACTGAAAAACTTTTCCAAACGTTTGATGTGCCCCACAACGGGTATCTCTTATCCCGAACCGGCTCCTAACAATTTCTCGTTCAACTCGCCAGAGGGGGCCTGCCCCAAGTGCAAGGGATTGGGCTATGTCAGCGAAATCGACCTGAAGAAAGTGGTGCCCGACAACACGAAGAATATTCACGAGGGAGGCATCGCACCGCTGGGCAAGTATAAGAGTCAGATGATTTTCTGGCAAATCGATGCGCTGCTCCACAAGTACGATTGCGATCTGAAAACACCCCTGAAAGCTATTCCCTCCGAGGCGATGGACGAAGTGCTATACGGCTCGATGGAGCGCGTGAAAATTTCGAAAGATCTCATCCATACCTCAAGCGACTTCTTCAGCTCTTACGACGGACTCATCAAATACCTGCGCAACGTTATTGAGAACGACGACTCGGCCAGTAGCCGCAAATGGGCCGACCAGTTTCTCGGTACCTGCCCCTGCCCCGAATGCCATGGGCAGAAGCTCCGCCGCGAGTCGCTCGCCTTCAAAGTGTGGGACAAAAACATCGCTCAACTTGCCGACATGGACCTTGCCGACCTACGGCAATGGCTCGACAGCGTGGAAGAACATCTCGACAGCAAAGGTCGCAAAATCGCTACCGAAATTCTGAAAGAGATCCGCACTCGCGTAGACTTTCTCCTCGAGGTGGGGCTCGACTATCTCACGCTCAACCGTTCCTCGGCATCGCTCTCGGGCGGCGAGAGTCAGCGCATCCGTCTGGCTACACAAATCGGTTCGCAGTTGGTCAACGTTCTCTACATCCTTGATGAACCCAGCATCGGGCTCCATCAACGCGACAACGAGCGGCTTATCGCCTCACTCAAAGAATTACGTAACCTGGGCAACACCGTCATCGTCGTCGAACACGACAAAGACATGATGCTGGCAGCCGATTACATCGTCGACATTGGTCCGCGAGCCGGCAGAAAGGGTGGAGAAGTTGTTTTTCAAGGCACGCCCGCCGAGATGCTCCGCCAGCAGACCATCACGGCCGATTATCTCAACGGAGCAATGCAAATCAAAGTGCCCACAACCCGGCGCGAAGGCAACGGCAAGAGTATCCGGATAGTCGGAGGCAGCGGCAACAACTTGAAAAACGTAGATGTAGAATTTCCGCTGGGCAAGCTCATTGTCATCACGGGTGTGAGCGGCTCAGGCAAATCTACCCTTATCAACGAAACGCTGCAACCCATCCTCTCGCAACACTTCTACCGATCGCTCAAGAGACCGATGCCCTACGCCTCGGTGGAGGGTATCGAAAACGTAGACAAGGTGGTCGACGTAGATCAGTCGCCCCTGGGTCGCACGCCGCGCTCCAATCCAGCCACCTACACCGGCGTGTTCAACGACATCCGCAACCTCTTCGTTCACCTACCCGAGGCTCAGATACGCGGCTACAAACCCGGCCGATTCTCTTTCAACGTTAAGGGCGGGCGATGCGAAGAATGTTCGGGCAACGGCTACAGAACCATCGAGATGAACGTTCTTCCCGACGTACTCGTGCCCTGCGAAGTGTGCCACGGCAAACGATACAACCGCGAGACGCTCGAGGTGCGCTATAAAGGAAAAAGTATTGCCGACGTGCTCGACATGACCATCAATCAAGCTGTGGAGTTTTTCGAGAACGTGCCCGGCATCCTCCAGAAGATCAAAACCCTTCAGGATGTCGGATTGGGTTACATCAAGCTCGGTCAGCCCTCCACCACTCTCTCCGGCGGCGAGAGCCAGCGCGTAAAACTCGCCACCGAACTCAGCAAGCGCGACACAGGCAAGACGCTCTATATCCTCGACGAACCTACCACCGGTCTGCATTTCGAAGATATCCGCATCCTGATGGACGTATTGCAACGACTGGTAGACCGCGGCAACACCGTCATCATCATCGAGCACAATCTCGACGTCATCAAACTCGCCGATCACATCATCGACATGGGACCCGAGGGCGGTCGCGGCGGCGGATATGTCCTCTCCACCGGCACCCCCGAAGAGGTGGCCCGCAGCCAGAAAGGATTCACCCCTCGCTTCCTTGCCGCAGAACTCGCAGCCACTCAAAATACGTAA
- a CDS encoding gliding motility-associated C-terminal domain-containing protein: MKQTIFLLVCLPLLALRVQAGTPPAISPTATFITESGEEQNNNYSGSAPLRTRFEANVTHADGWEAHYEWRFYTDNKRKGAYLVRYEKDTEYTFLTAGTHLVELYATFVQGTDTIRYTDDYWTTADPIRITISESKLEMPNIFTPNGDGVNDVYRAKNGYRSLVAFKACIFNRWGQKLYEWTDPAGGWDGRFKGQDVKDGVYFVIVNARGADGRVFNIKKDVNLLRNYIE, encoded by the coding sequence ATGAAACAAACGATCTTTCTGCTGGTTTGCCTTCCCCTGCTCGCCCTTCGCGTTCAGGCCGGCACCCCACCCGCCATTAGTCCCACGGCTACTTTCATCACCGAAAGCGGCGAGGAGCAAAACAATAATTACTCGGGCTCGGCTCCGCTGCGCACCCGCTTCGAAGCCAACGTCACTCATGCCGACGGCTGGGAGGCACACTACGAATGGCGATTCTATACCGACAACAAACGCAAAGGGGCTTATCTCGTCAGATACGAAAAAGACACGGAATACACCTTCCTCACAGCCGGCACCCACCTCGTCGAACTCTACGCCACCTTCGTGCAAGGCACCGACACCATTCGATATACCGACGACTACTGGACCACGGCCGACCCCATCCGCATCACCATCTCGGAGAGCAAACTGGAAATGCCCAACATCTTCACTCCCAACGGCGACGGCGTGAACGATGTCTACAGGGCTAAAAATGGTTATCGGTCGCTCGTGGCATTCAAGGCCTGCATCTTCAACCGCTGGGGACAGAAACTCTACGAGTGGACCGACCCCGCCGGCGGATGGGACGGCCGATTCAAGGGGCAGGACGTGAAAGACGGCGTCTACTTCGTCATCGTCAACGCCCGAGGAGCCGACGGACGGGTGTTCAACATCAAGAAAGACGTCAATCTGCTCAGAAACTATATCGAATAA
- a CDS encoding dipeptidase: MKKFFLTAALALSAFAAHACTNFIVGKKASTDGSVFCTYNADDYGMFIGLCHFPAARHAKGEMRQVRDWDSHKYLGAIPEAAETYNVIGNINEYQVCIGETTYGGREEMIDSTGILDYGSLIYIALQRSRSAREAIHVMTTLVNTYGYYSSGETFTICDPNEAWVMEMMGKGPGSKGAVWVAVRIPDDAICAHANQSRITTFMHYKKGDVMYAKDVVSFARSKGWYSGKDKDFSWRDVYAAPDFGGRRYCDARVWSFFNRFADNFDRYLPWVMGKETDAESMPLWIVPNRKVSLQDVQAAMRDHYEDTPLALDTTSIGGGIWQMPYRPTPLSFTVDGRKYFNERPVSTQQTAFSYVAQLRSWLPREIGGILWFGNDDGNMVPYTPIYCGNTIQPDCYNTPGADAVTFSDRNAYWVCNWVSNMVYPRYSQLFPTLREVRDSLDNSYQAQQADVEFHAQELYNTDPTEAVKYLNAYSNRQAQQMLTAWKELATFLIVKYNDMAVKPTRGRTFLRNSEGLGAKVERPGFPEPFARKLVKETGERYALPSKNASH, from the coding sequence ATGAAGAAATTCTTCCTCACGGCGGCACTCGCCCTCTCGGCCTTCGCCGCCCATGCCTGCACCAACTTCATTGTTGGCAAGAAGGCCAGTACAGACGGGTCGGTGTTCTGCACCTACAACGCCGACGACTATGGTATGTTCATCGGTCTGTGCCACTTCCCCGCCGCCCGCCACGCCAAGGGCGAAATGCGGCAAGTGCGGGATTGGGACAGCCACAAATACCTGGGCGCAATTCCCGAGGCCGCCGAGACCTATAACGTCATCGGTAACATCAACGAATACCAGGTGTGCATCGGCGAAACCACTTATGGCGGACGCGAGGAGATGATCGACTCGACGGGCATCCTCGACTACGGTTCGCTCATCTACATCGCTCTGCAACGCAGCAGGTCGGCCCGCGAAGCCATCCACGTGATGACCACCTTGGTGAACACCTACGGCTATTATTCGAGCGGCGAAACCTTTACCATCTGCGACCCCAACGAGGCCTGGGTGATGGAGATGATGGGCAAAGGTCCGGGCAGCAAGGGAGCCGTTTGGGTAGCTGTGCGCATCCCCGACGATGCCATCTGTGCACATGCCAATCAGAGCCGCATCACCACCTTCATGCACTACAAGAAAGGCGACGTGATGTATGCCAAAGACGTAGTAAGCTTTGCCCGTTCCAAGGGTTGGTACAGCGGCAAGGATAAAGACTTCTCATGGCGCGACGTGTATGCCGCACCCGACTTCGGCGGAAGACGTTACTGCGATGCTCGCGTCTGGAGTTTCTTCAACCGCTTTGCCGACAACTTCGACCGTTATCTGCCCTGGGTGATGGGCAAGGAGACCGATGCCGAGAGCATGCCGCTGTGGATTGTGCCCAACCGCAAAGTGAGTCTGCAAGATGTTCAGGCCGCCATGCGCGACCACTACGAAGACACTCCGCTCGCCCTCGACACCACCAGCATCGGCGGCGGAATCTGGCAGATGCCCTATCGCCCCACGCCGTTAAGCTTCACCGTCGACGGACGGAAATATTTTAACGAGCGACCCGTCTCCACCCAGCAAACGGCCTTCAGCTACGTGGCCCAGTTACGTTCGTGGCTGCCCCGCGAGATTGGCGGCATCCTCTGGTTCGGCAACGACGACGGCAACATGGTGCCCTACACCCCGATCTACTGCGGCAACACCATTCAGCCCGACTGCTACAACACGCCAGGGGCCGACGCCGTGACCTTTTCCGACCGGAACGCCTACTGGGTGTGCAACTGGGTGAGCAATATGGTTTATCCGCGCTATAGTCAGCTCTTCCCCACCCTTCGTGAGGTGCGCGACAGTCTCGACAACAGTTACCAGGCCCAGCAGGCCGACGTCGAATTCCACGCCCAAGAGCTCTACAACACCGATCCCACCGAGGCCGTGAAATATCTCAACGCCTACAGCAACCGTCAGGCCCAACAAATGCTCACGGCCTGGAAAGAACTGGCCACCTTCCTCATCGTCAAGTATAACGACATGGCCGTGAAGCCCACCCGCGGACGCACTTTCTTGCGCAATAGCGAAGGACTTGGTGCCAAGGTAGAACGCCCCGGATTCCCCGAACCCTTTGCCCGTAAACTCGTAAAAGAAACCGGAGAGCGATACGCCCTCCCAAGCAAAAACGCATCGCACTAA
- a CDS encoding M23 family metallopeptidase: MSILYSLLLAAKVTFGSPVNQPIALAGNFGEPRPNHFHGGIDVKTGGREGWPIFAIGDGYISRISVGVGGFGNAVYVHHPEGYTSVYCHLKAFTPAIKARVRRWQYAHQRGVGEMQFAPTDLPVARGQLIAISGNTGASQAPHLHLEVHETRTGDQLDPLRFIAREVEDRLPPMAHGFMAYPKAGEGVFNGGSAKQSVGFSSHHLQRPLMAWGKVGFALWANDYMEATYNRYGVKRTELRVDGHSIFSSTVERIPNGQTVQVNAWGDEEHFRRMGVWYLRSFVPPGLTLPFFTTNAEAGYVDFKEERNYRLEYLLTDFKGNTSQYSFIVTARPTKIPLPRPKSILRTVCWNRPSAFLLPGAQLWVRQGSVAEDVELAPHILPTDSRLSHSYTFATSPLRLFHPAGIRLRVDRQVARPEKLYIVAHGSVDRYIGGTYQDGWLTARVRDLHLTYEVDYDDRPPVISPIGQSHWAASGTIRLGLEDTKSGLAEYKGSLDGEFVLFEDVPKSPWVVCRLKDTPLQPTGKLRHLRFTATDRCGNTRTFETQILY, encoded by the coding sequence ATGAGCATCTTATACAGTTTATTATTGGCAGCAAAAGTGACCTTCGGCTCGCCCGTGAATCAGCCGATCGCCTTGGCCGGCAACTTCGGCGAACCGCGCCCCAACCACTTTCACGGCGGCATCGACGTGAAGACGGGCGGTAGGGAGGGATGGCCCATCTTTGCCATCGGCGACGGATACATCTCGCGCATATCGGTGGGCGTAGGCGGCTTCGGCAACGCCGTCTACGTGCATCATCCCGAAGGCTACACCAGCGTTTACTGTCATCTGAAAGCCTTCACACCCGCCATCAAAGCCCGAGTGAGGCGGTGGCAATACGCACACCAAAGGGGAGTGGGCGAGATGCAGTTCGCTCCCACCGACCTACCTGTGGCACGCGGACAACTCATCGCCATCAGCGGAAATACGGGAGCCTCGCAGGCTCCGCATCTGCATCTCGAGGTGCACGAGACGCGAACGGGCGACCAGCTCGACCCGCTCCGCTTCATCGCCCGCGAGGTGGAAGACCGACTCCCGCCCATGGCCCACGGCTTTATGGCTTATCCCAAAGCCGGCGAGGGTGTGTTCAACGGAGGCAGCGCGAAGCAGTCGGTCGGCTTCAGCTCGCACCATCTGCAACGCCCTCTCATGGCCTGGGGAAAGGTGGGATTCGCCCTCTGGGCCAACGACTATATGGAAGCCACCTACAACCGATACGGCGTCAAGAGAACAGAACTCCGCGTAGACGGGCATAGCATCTTCAGCAGTACGGTGGAACGCATCCCCAACGGACAGACCGTGCAGGTGAATGCCTGGGGAGACGAAGAACATTTCCGGCGGATGGGCGTATGGTATCTGCGGTCGTTCGTTCCGCCGGGCCTCACCCTGCCCTTCTTCACCACCAACGCCGAAGCAGGCTATGTTGATTTCAAGGAAGAACGCAACTATCGACTGGAATATCTCCTAACCGACTTCAAAGGCAACACCTCGCAATACTCTTTCATCGTGACGGCGCGACCGACAAAGATTCCGCTCCCACGCCCGAAGAGCATCCTGCGCACCGTGTGCTGGAATCGGCCCTCCGCATTTCTGCTACCCGGCGCACAGTTGTGGGTGCGGCAGGGATCGGTGGCCGAAGACGTGGAACTCGCCCCACACATCCTACCCACCGACAGCAGACTCTCTCATTCTTACACCTTCGCGACGAGCCCTCTTCGACTGTTCCATCCCGCCGGCATCCGTCTGCGAGTAGACCGACAGGTGGCTCGTCCCGAGAAGCTCTATATCGTGGCGCACGGATCGGTCGACCGATACATCGGCGGCACCTATCAAGACGGTTGGCTCACAGCCCGCGTGCGCGACCTGCATCTGACCTACGAAGTGGATTACGACGATCGTCCGCCCGTGATTTCGCCCATCGGGCAAAGTCATTGGGCGGCAAGCGGCACCATCCGCCTGGGTTTGGAAGACACCAAGAGCGGACTGGCAGAATATAAGGGGAGTCTCGACGGCGAATTTGTACTGTTCGAAGACGTGCCGAAAAGTCCGTGGGTCGTCTGTCGTCTGAAAGACACTCCGCTACAACCCACCGGAAAGCTGCGCCACCTGCGCTTCACAGCCACCGATCGCTGCGGCAACACTCGCACATTTGAAACCCAAATACTTTATTAA
- the pflB gene encoding formate C-acetyltransferase, producing the protein MRQEWRGFTGDKWQDEVNMREFIQNNYTAYDGDDSFLAAPTAATDQLWGMLQMLQKEERAKGGVLDMETEVVSGMTAYGPGYIGEGTKELERVVGLQTDQPLKRAFMPYGGIHMAEQACTTYGYQPSEKLHEIFTKYCKTHNDGVFDAYTDEMKLVRHNHILTGLPDTYGRGRIVGDYRRVALYGIDFLIDEKEKDKRNCGCGVMTEDVIRLREEISMQIKALKEMKAMAEIYGYDISQPANNAREAVQWLYFGYLAAIKTQNGAAMSVGRISTFLDIYIQRDFNEGTLTEAEAQELIDHLVMKFRMVKFARIPAYNQLFSGDPVWATLEVAGMGQDGRSMVTKNDFRFLHTLENMGPSPEPNLTVLYSSRLPEGFKYYASKISVKTSSIQYENDDVMRPVWGDDYSICCCVSATQTGKEMQFFGARANLAKCLTYAISGGVDAKTREQCGPALRPIQGDVVTYEEFMPRFMDMMEWLVGVYVNTLNLIHYMHDKYFYEAAELALIDTDVRRTFATGIAGFSHVVDSISAIKYAKVNIIRDDTGFPLEFKTEGDFPRYGNDDDRADDIAVWLLKTFMNMIRKHHTYRHSEPTTSILTITSNVVYGKYTSNMPDGRPAGAPLAPGANPSYGAEKNGLLASLNSVAKLPYEYALDGISNTQTIAPSTLGHTEEERVNTLVGVMDGYFDKGAHHLNVNVFGVEKLINCMEHPEKEEYANFTIRVSGYAVKFIDLTREQQLDVIARQAHGKLA; encoded by the coding sequence ATGAGACAAGAATGGAGAGGCTTCACCGGCGACAAATGGCAGGATGAAGTCAACATGCGTGAATTTATTCAGAACAATTATACCGCTTACGATGGCGACGATAGTTTTCTGGCTGCTCCGACAGCAGCAACCGACCAACTCTGGGGTATGCTTCAGATGCTGCAAAAGGAAGAACGCGCCAAAGGCGGTGTGCTCGATATGGAAACCGAAGTGGTATCGGGAATGACGGCCTACGGACCTGGATACATCGGCGAGGGAACAAAAGAACTTGAACGGGTGGTGGGTTTGCAGACCGACCAACCGCTCAAACGTGCTTTTATGCCTTACGGCGGTATTCATATGGCCGAGCAGGCCTGCACAACGTACGGTTATCAGCCGTCGGAAAAGCTGCACGAGATCTTTACCAAGTATTGCAAAACGCACAACGATGGCGTGTTCGATGCTTATACCGACGAAATGAAACTGGTGCGCCACAACCATATTCTCACCGGACTGCCCGACACTTATGGTCGCGGACGCATTGTGGGCGACTATCGCCGCGTGGCACTTTACGGCATCGACTTCCTCATTGACGAGAAAGAAAAAGATAAACGCAACTGCGGGTGCGGCGTGATGACCGAAGACGTCATCCGCCTGCGTGAGGAAATCTCCATGCAGATCAAGGCTCTGAAAGAGATGAAAGCGATGGCAGAAATCTACGGATACGACATCTCCCAACCTGCCAACAACGCCCGCGAGGCAGTGCAGTGGCTATACTTCGGCTATTTGGCAGCCATCAAAACACAAAATGGAGCTGCCATGTCTGTTGGGCGCATCTCGACTTTCCTCGATATTTATATTCAGCGCGACTTCAACGAGGGAACGCTAACCGAAGCAGAAGCACAAGAGCTCATTGACCACCTTGTGATGAAATTCCGCATGGTGAAGTTCGCCCGCATACCCGCCTACAACCAACTCTTCTCCGGCGATCCCGTGTGGGCTACGCTCGAAGTGGCAGGAATGGGACAGGACGGCCGGTCGATGGTAACGAAAAACGATTTCCGCTTCCTGCATACGCTCGAAAACATGGGACCCTCGCCCGAGCCCAACCTCACCGTTCTCTACTCCTCGCGTCTGCCCGAAGGTTTTAAGTACTACGCCTCCAAAATCTCGGTGAAAACCAGCTCTATCCAATACGAGAACGACGACGTGATGCGACCCGTTTGGGGCGACGACTACTCGATTTGTTGTTGTGTGTCGGCCACGCAAACCGGCAAGGAGATGCAGTTTTTCGGAGCCCGCGCCAACCTGGCCAAATGTCTTACCTATGCCATTAGTGGCGGTGTGGATGCCAAGACCCGCGAGCAGTGCGGACCGGCTTTGCGACCCATTCAAGGTGATGTTGTGACTTACGAAGAATTTATGCCCCGTTTCATGGATATGATGGAATGGCTCGTGGGCGTTTACGTCAACACGCTGAACCTGATCCACTACATGCACGACAAATACTTCTATGAGGCAGCCGAACTGGCTCTCATCGACACCGACGTGCGCCGAACCTTCGCTACGGGCATCGCAGGCTTCAGTCATGTGGTCGACTCGATTAGTGCCATCAAGTATGCCAAAGTGAACATTATTCGCGACGACACCGGTTTTCCCCTCGAATTTAAAACCGAGGGCGACTTCCCCCGTTACGGCAACGACGACGATCGCGCCGACGACATCGCCGTATGGCTCTTGAAGACCTTTATGAACATGATTCGCAAGCATCACACCTACCGCCACTCGGAACCCACGACGAGCATCTTGACGATTACTTCGAATGTGGTTTATGGCAAATACACCAGTAACATGCCCGATGGACGGCCTGCCGGAGCTCCCCTTGCGCCGGGTGCCAATCCCTCGTATGGGGCAGAGAAAAACGGACTGCTGGCCTCGCTCAATTCCGTGGCTAAGTTGCCCTACGAGTATGCGCTCGATGGTATTTCGAACACGCAGACCATCGCCCCGAGCACCCTCGGACATACCGAGGAAGAACGCGTAAACACGCTCGTAGGCGTGATGGACGGCTACTTCGACAAGGGCGCCCATCATCTCAATGTCAATGTCTTCGGCGTCGAAAAACTGATCAACTGCATGGAACACCCCGAGAAGGAGGAATACGCCAACTTCACCATTCGCGTCAGCGGATATGCCGTGAAGTTTATCGACCTCACCCGCGAGCAACAGCTCGACGTCATTGCCCGTCAGGCGCACGGAAAATTGGCATAG
- the pflA gene encoding pyruvate formate-lyase-activating protein → MTPKARIHSIESFGSVDGPGIRFIIFLKGCQMRCRYCHNPDTWDEHTDDLRSADELLDQALRYRSYWGRTGGITVSGGEALLQIDFLLDFFRKAKAQGIHTCLDTAAQPFTRDEPFFSKFEELMHYTDLILLDIKHIDSRAHQRLTGWSNENILDCARYLSEINLPVWIRHVLVPGLTDDDECLFHLRDFLKTLRNIRRIEVLPYHSMGLYKWDKLGIPYTLRGVDSPTSERVKNAERILGEALPPSE, encoded by the coding sequence ATGACTCCTAAAGCACGCATACACTCCATCGAATCCTTCGGCTCGGTAGACGGTCCCGGCATCCGCTTTATCATCTTTTTGAAAGGCTGCCAGATGCGTTGCCGCTACTGCCACAATCCCGATACGTGGGACGAACACACCGACGACCTCCGCTCGGCCGACGAACTTCTGGACCAGGCTCTTCGCTACCGGTCTTATTGGGGTCGGACGGGTGGCATTACCGTCAGTGGTGGTGAGGCTCTTTTGCAGATCGACTTCCTGCTCGACTTCTTCCGTAAAGCCAAGGCACAGGGCATCCACACCTGTCTCGACACGGCTGCGCAGCCTTTTACACGGGACGAACCTTTCTTCTCAAAGTTTGAGGAGCTGATGCACTACACCGACCTCATTTTGCTTGACATCAAGCACATCGACTCCCGGGCTCACCAACGGCTTACTGGTTGGAGCAACGAAAACATTCTCGACTGCGCTCGTTATCTCTCCGAGATCAACCTGCCTGTGTGGATTCGGCATGTGCTGGTGCCTGGTCTGACGGACGACGACGAGTGTCTCTTCCACCTACGCGATTTTCTTAAAACGCTCCGCAACATCCGCCGCATTGAAGTGCTGCCCTATCATTCGATGGGGCTTTACAAATGGGACAAATTGGGTATCCCTTACACCCTGCGCGGAGTGGATTCGCCCACATCCGAACGTGTGAAAAATGCCGAGCGAATCCTGGGCGAGGCCCTGCCGCCTTCCGAATAG